Proteins encoded within one genomic window of Arachis ipaensis cultivar K30076 chromosome B08, Araip1.1, whole genome shotgun sequence:
- the LOC107614099 gene encoding uncharacterized protein LOC107614099 has product MNDCCFSCLLPASSSFDREKKENKEEPNQAKMFVATRNGLKGKTLDVETQVVIDKLDDLHEAGETPSNVFQKVFGKENPERVRCFGRDKGDCWHNGETQSLFGFKWKN; this is encoded by the exons ATGAATGATTGCTGCTTTTCTTGCTTATTGCCTGCTTCAAGCTCCTTCGAT CGTGAGAAAAAAGAGAACAAAGAGGAGCCAAATCAAGCTAAAATGTTTGTTGCAACTCGGAATGGACTAAAAGGGAAAACACTTGATGTAGAAACACAAGTTGTTATT GATAAACTTGATGATCTCCATGAAGCTGGAGAAACTCCTAGTAATGTATTTCAAAAAGTGTTTGGTAAAGAGAATCCAGAAAGAGTTCGATGTTTTGGAAGAGATAAAGGCGACTGTTGGCACAATGGTGAAACACAAAGTCTTTTTGGTTTCAAAtggaaaaactaa